The following are encoded in a window of Pseudomonas multiresinivorans genomic DNA:
- the urtD gene encoding urea ABC transporter ATP-binding protein UrtD, with translation MRAVPHLMLEPAYDPNRDPGASRDAIGLGSSASGQLDVRHGTILTLEDINVSFDGFRALRDLTLYIGVGELRCIIGPNGAGKTTLMDVITGKTRPDNGKAYFGETLDLTRMSEVEIAQAGIGRKFQKPTVFEALSVFENLELAQKTDKSVWASLKAKLSGEQKDRIEEVLTTIRLRESRNRPAGLLSHGQKQFLEIGMLLVQEPQLLLLDEPVAGMTDAETEFTAELLKSLAGKHSLMVVEHDMGFVGSIADHVSVLHQGHVLAEGSLEEVQANEQVIEVYLGR, from the coding sequence ATGAGAGCGGTCCCCCACCTGATGCTGGAACCAGCCTACGATCCCAACCGTGACCCCGGCGCCAGCCGCGATGCCATCGGCCTCGGTTCGAGCGCCAGCGGCCAGCTGGACGTGCGCCACGGCACCATCCTCACCCTGGAAGACATCAACGTCAGCTTCGACGGCTTCCGTGCCCTGCGCGACCTGACGCTGTACATCGGCGTCGGCGAGTTGCGCTGCATCATCGGCCCCAACGGCGCGGGCAAGACCACGCTGATGGACGTGATCACCGGCAAGACCCGCCCGGACAACGGCAAGGCCTACTTCGGCGAAACCCTCGACCTGACCCGCATGAGCGAGGTGGAAATCGCCCAGGCCGGCATCGGCCGCAAGTTCCAGAAACCCACGGTGTTCGAGGCGCTTTCGGTGTTCGAGAACCTGGAGCTCGCGCAGAAGACTGACAAATCGGTGTGGGCCAGCCTGAAGGCGAAGCTGTCCGGCGAGCAGAAGGACCGCATTGAGGAAGTCCTCACCACCATCCGCCTGCGCGAGTCGCGCAACCGTCCAGCCGGGCTGCTCTCCCACGGGCAGAAGCAGTTCCTGGAGATCGGCATGCTGCTGGTGCAGGAGCCGCAACTCCTGCTGCTGGACGAGCCGGTGGCGGGCATGACCGATGCCGAGACCGAATTCACCGCCGAGCTGCTCAAGTCCCTCGCCGGCAAGCATTCGCTGATGGTGGTGGAGCACGACATGGGCTTCGTCGGCAGCATCGCCGACCACGTCAGCGTGCTGCACCAGGGGCATGTGCTGGCCGAGGGTTCGCTGGAAGAAGTGCAGGCCAATGAACAGGTAATCGAGGTTTATCTGGGGCGCTGA
- the urtC gene encoding urea ABC transporter permease subunit UrtC produces MNQPLTVTAAQKAGPKLTAGIVGAALVALLILPLLHLLPESNALHLSAYGLTLTGKILCYAIVALALDLVWGYAGLLSLGHGLFFALGGYAMGMYLMREAAGDQLPAFMTFLSWTELPWYWAGTQHFLWALCLVVLAPGLLALVFGFFAFRSRIKGVYFSIMTQALTFAGMLLFFRNETGFGGNNGFTNFRSILGFPITAPGTRVALFIAIVVLLAASLAVGFALARSKFGRVLTALRDAENRLMFCGYDPRGYKLFVWTLSAVICGLAGALFVPLVGIINPSEMSPTNSIEAAVWVALGGRGTLIGPLLGAGVVNGAKSWFTVAFPEYWLFFLGALFILVTLYLPRGILGLIKREKEQ; encoded by the coding sequence ATGAACCAGCCACTCACCGTGACGGCCGCGCAGAAGGCCGGCCCGAAACTCACCGCCGGCATCGTCGGCGCCGCGCTCGTCGCGCTGCTGATCCTGCCGCTGCTGCACCTGCTGCCGGAAAGCAACGCGCTACACCTGTCCGCCTACGGGCTGACGCTCACCGGCAAGATCCTCTGCTACGCCATCGTCGCGCTGGCGCTGGACCTGGTCTGGGGCTACGCCGGCCTGCTGTCCCTCGGGCACGGGTTGTTCTTCGCGCTGGGCGGCTACGCCATGGGCATGTACCTGATGCGCGAGGCGGCCGGCGACCAGTTGCCCGCTTTCATGACCTTCCTCTCCTGGACGGAACTGCCCTGGTACTGGGCCGGCACCCAGCACTTCCTCTGGGCCCTGTGCCTGGTGGTGCTGGCGCCAGGACTGCTGGCCCTGGTGTTCGGCTTCTTCGCCTTCCGTTCGCGGATCAAGGGCGTGTACTTCTCGATCATGACCCAGGCGCTGACCTTCGCCGGCATGTTGCTGTTCTTCCGCAACGAGACCGGCTTCGGCGGCAACAACGGCTTCACCAACTTCCGCAGCATCCTCGGCTTTCCGATCACCGCGCCGGGCACGCGGGTGGCGCTGTTCATCGCCATCGTCGTGCTGCTGGCGGCCAGCCTCGCGGTCGGTTTCGCCCTGGCACGCAGCAAGTTCGGCCGGGTGCTCACCGCCCTGCGCGACGCGGAGAACCGCCTGATGTTCTGCGGCTACGACCCACGCGGCTACAAGCTGTTCGTCTGGACCCTGAGTGCCGTGATTTGCGGCCTGGCCGGCGCGTTGTTCGTACCGCTGGTGGGCATCATCAACCCCAGCGAGATGTCGCCGACCAACTCCATCGAGGCCGCCGTATGGGTCGCCCTCGGCGGCCGCGGCACGCTGATCGGCCCGCTGCTCGGCGCCGGCGTGGTGAACGGCGCGAAGAGCTGGTTCACCGTGGCCTTCCCCGAGTACTGGCTGTTCTTCCTCGGCGCGCTGTTCATCCTCGTCACCCTGTACCTGCCGCGCGGCATCCTCGGCCTGATCAAGCGGGAGAAAGAGCAATGA